A single Anopheles funestus chromosome 2RL, idAnoFuneDA-416_04, whole genome shotgun sequence DNA region contains:
- the LOC125775040 gene encoding uncharacterized protein LOC125775040 isoform X2 produces MMACKKMNFPLKDACLIVEPTHSWCIRRCGKHTEAIRHSVKVKRYAKDFPFVLIKADRTERLPMAHRSSAKLMLALVSLFCVLQMLECGVVDRQPRAYKQYNTEPQKRPFCNAFTGCGKKRSSASSPPSAAAAAAAAALLQRHMQNVEANRKDRLSSDFDPNEESISSLLDLNTEPAVEDLLRQIMSEAKLWEAIQEANREIYLQKSGVKEQRNDFPLTFSTQ; encoded by the exons ATGATGGCGTGTAAGAAAATGAATTTCCCTTTAAAAGACGCTTGTCTGATTGTCGAACCAACCCATTCGTGGTGCATCCGCCGTTGCGGTAAGCATACGGAAGCCATTCGACATTCGGTCAAGGTTAAGCGTTATGCGAAGGATTTCCCATTTGTGCTAATTAAAGCTGAC CGTACCGAACGCCTACCGATGGCTCACAGAAGTTCCGCCAAGCTGATGCTGGCACTGGTATCGTTGTTTTGCGTACTGCAGATGCTAGAATGTGGAGTAGTGGACAGA caaCCACGAGCATACAAACAGTACAACACCGAACCACAGAAGAGACCGTTCTGCAACGCCTTCACCGGTTGTGGCAAGAAGCGATCGTCCGCATCGAGTCCACCGagtgctgcagcagcagcagccgcagcgGCCCTGCTACAGCGCCACATGCAGAACGTGGAAGCGAATCGAAAGGATCGGCTGAGCAGTGATTTCGACCCGAACGAGGAATCGATCAGCAGTCTGCTCGATCTCAACACGGAACCGGCCGTCGAGGATCTGCTGCGACAGATCATGTCCGAGGCGAAACTTTGGGAAGCGATCCAGGAAGCGAATCGGGAGATTTACCTCCAGAAGTCGGGCGTCAAGGAGCAGCGTAACGATTTCCCGCTAACGTTCAGCACGCAGTAA
- the LOC125775040 gene encoding cardioactive peptide isoform X1: MAHRSSAKLMLALVSLFCVLQMLECGVVDRQPRAYKQYNTEPQKRPFCNAFTGCGKKRSSASSPPSAAAAAAAAALLQRHMQNVEANRKDRLSSDFDPNEESISSLLDLNTEPAVEDLLRQIMSEAKLWEAIQEANREIYLQKSGVKEQRNDFPLTFSTQ; the protein is encoded by the exons ATGGCTCACAGAAGTTCCGCCAAGCTGATGCTGGCACTGGTATCGTTGTTTTGCGTACTGCAGATGCTAGAATGTGGAGTAGTGGACAGA caaCCACGAGCATACAAACAGTACAACACCGAACCACAGAAGAGACCGTTCTGCAACGCCTTCACCGGTTGTGGCAAGAAGCGATCGTCCGCATCGAGTCCACCGagtgctgcagcagcagcagccgcagcgGCCCTGCTACAGCGCCACATGCAGAACGTGGAAGCGAATCGAAAGGATCGGCTGAGCAGTGATTTCGACCCGAACGAGGAATCGATCAGCAGTCTGCTCGATCTCAACACGGAACCGGCCGTCGAGGATCTGCTGCGACAGATCATGTCCGAGGCGAAACTTTGGGAAGCGATCCAGGAAGCGAATCGGGAGATTTACCTCCAGAAGTCGGGCGTCAAGGAGCAGCGTAACGATTTCCCGCTAACGTTCAGCACGCAGTAA